A single Natrinema pellirubrum DSM 15624 DNA region contains:
- a CDS encoding DUF6517 family protein gives MNRRTVIAGLGAAGLAGLSGCLGLLGMDEHESSPAGVESEARAETGYEQTAIDPLEIKRDVGPTNETVTVTNYMTKHEKQVGIEGLGERRAAVFNVLTTPQVNILGRELNPVGEMSTEELIDLVRENYDGISNVSHDRDTEVTILEESTTQAQYTADATFDGRDVEVDVHITEAVEAGDDLLVTIGVYPKRLRSQERPNITTLAEAVTTDVDEDASSGDSGGNESDSDDGSQSDDNESSDNESDDGILG, from the coding sequence ATGAATCGACGAACCGTTATCGCAGGACTCGGTGCGGCGGGACTGGCCGGCCTGTCGGGCTGTCTGGGACTGCTCGGTATGGACGAACACGAATCGTCGCCCGCGGGCGTCGAATCCGAGGCCCGCGCGGAGACCGGCTACGAACAGACGGCCATCGACCCGCTCGAGATCAAGCGCGACGTCGGCCCCACCAACGAGACCGTCACGGTCACGAACTACATGACCAAACACGAGAAGCAGGTCGGGATCGAGGGGCTCGGCGAGCGCCGCGCCGCGGTCTTCAACGTGTTGACCACGCCGCAGGTCAACATCCTCGGGCGGGAACTCAACCCCGTCGGAGAAATGTCGACCGAGGAACTCATCGACCTCGTCCGGGAGAACTACGACGGCATCTCCAACGTCTCACACGACCGAGACACCGAGGTCACGATCCTCGAGGAGTCGACGACGCAAGCGCAGTACACCGCCGACGCGACGTTCGACGGCCGCGACGTCGAGGTCGACGTTCACATCACCGAGGCCGTCGAGGCCGGCGACGACTTGCTCGTGACCATCGGCGTCTATCCTAAGCGCCTCCGGAGCCAGGAACGGCCGAACATCACGACGCTCGCCGAGGCGGTAACCACCGACGTCGACGAGGACGCCTCGAGCGGCGACTCTGGCGGCAACGAATCCGATTCCGACGACGGGTCACAGAGCGACGACAACGAGAGCAGCGACAACGAGAGCGACGACGGCATCCTCGGCTGA
- a CDS encoding Glu/Leu/Phe/Val family dehydrogenase has product MSEETNPFESLQSQIDDAAAYLDVGDDVIERLKHPERVLETNLTIERDDGDLERFKAFRSQFNGDRGPYKGGIRYHPGVSRDEVKALSGWMTYKTAIVDIPLGGGKGGIIIDPADYSESELERLTRSFAKELRPMVGEDRDVPAPDVNTGQREMNWIKDTYETLENTSEPGVVTGKALDSGGSEGRVDATGRSTVIAAREAFDYLDKDIEGATVAVQGYGNAGWIAARLIDEMGATVVAASDSSGGIYNPDGFDPVAAKDHKNETGSVVGFEGSEEEITNEDVLTLDVDLLIPAALENAVDADLAEDVEADVISEAANGPLTPAADEVLEAKDVFVIPDILANAGGVTVSYFEWVQNRQRFYWSEQRVNEELEGVIVDAFDALIEAYEEHDLENPRTAAYVVAIQRVADAFEEAGSWP; this is encoded by the coding sequence ATGAGCGAAGAGACCAACCCGTTCGAAAGCCTGCAATCACAGATCGACGACGCGGCGGCGTATCTCGACGTCGGCGACGACGTGATCGAGCGACTCAAACACCCCGAGCGCGTCCTCGAGACGAACCTCACGATCGAACGCGACGACGGCGATCTGGAACGGTTCAAGGCCTTCCGTTCGCAGTTCAACGGTGACCGTGGGCCCTACAAGGGCGGCATCCGCTATCACCCGGGCGTCTCCCGCGACGAGGTCAAGGCCCTGTCGGGCTGGATGACGTACAAGACCGCGATCGTCGACATCCCCCTCGGCGGCGGGAAGGGCGGCATCATCATCGATCCGGCCGACTACTCCGAGAGCGAACTCGAGCGGCTCACCCGCTCGTTTGCGAAGGAACTCCGGCCCATGGTCGGCGAGGACCGCGACGTGCCCGCGCCCGACGTGAACACCGGCCAGCGGGAGATGAACTGGATCAAAGACACCTACGAGACCCTCGAGAACACGTCGGAGCCGGGCGTCGTGACCGGGAAGGCGCTGGATTCGGGCGGCAGTGAGGGCCGCGTCGACGCGACCGGCCGCTCGACGGTCATCGCCGCCCGCGAGGCCTTCGACTACCTCGACAAGGACATAGAGGGCGCGACTGTGGCCGTCCAGGGCTACGGGAACGCCGGCTGGATCGCCGCCCGACTGATCGACGAGATGGGCGCGACCGTCGTCGCCGCCAGCGACTCGAGCGGCGGGATCTACAACCCCGACGGCTTCGATCCGGTCGCGGCCAAGGATCACAAGAACGAGACGGGCAGCGTCGTCGGCTTCGAGGGAAGCGAAGAGGAGATCACCAACGAGGACGTCCTCACCCTCGACGTCGACCTGCTGATCCCCGCGGCGCTGGAAAACGCGGTCGACGCCGACCTCGCGGAAGACGTCGAAGCCGACGTCATCTCGGAGGCCGCAAACGGGCCGCTGACGCCCGCGGCCGACGAGGTCCTCGAAGCGAAAGACGTCTTCGTGATTCCGGACATCCTCGCGAACGCGGGCGGGGTCACCGTCTCCTACTTCGAGTGGGTGCAAAACCGCCAGCGCTTCTACTGGTCCGAGCAGCGGGTCAACGAGGAACTCGAGGGCGTCATCGTCGACGCCTTCGACGCCTTGATCGAGGCCTACGAGGAACACGACCTCGAGAACCCCCGGACCGCGGCCTACGTCGTCGCGATCCAGCGGGTCGCAGACGCCTTCGAGGAAGCCGGCAGCTGGCCCTGA